A DNA window from Xyrauchen texanus isolate HMW12.3.18 chromosome 6, RBS_HiC_50CHRs, whole genome shotgun sequence contains the following coding sequences:
- the LOC127645616 gene encoding otolith matrix protein 1-like, with amino-acid sequence MDHTGGHLAVALLLLVLVSFSTENNIIKWCTVSDAEEQKCLDLAENATARNIRGQLLCVRGQSPTECMKQIKNGTADASTMYADEIYTAGFCYGLDVAVGESYNGVDGINYYVVALARTSSSDLSLLEMHERSSCHPGMRTTVGWTVPIGYLVNTSQISVNEQCNFPHAVGDFFGYSCVPGVKDSEHDPKGNNPRNLCEACIGDDNDHHICANNPRERHFGEAGALRCVAENLGDVAFVKHTTIFDNMQGKNQESWALDLELEDLKLLCPDGSETDLFQHERCHLAVVPTNAVVVRLEDKCRVYKFLERVQNAFANATEGFSLFSSVGYGQPDVLFSDSTKKLLRVMGTYTSWLGPSYTTILKAFECEGLC; translated from the exons ATGGATCATACAGGTGGACACCTTGCTGTGGCTCTGCTTCTGCTTGTTCTGGTCTCATTCTCCACAGAAAACAACATTA TCAAATGGTGTACAGTGTCCGATGCTGAAGAGCAGAAGTGTTTGGATTTAGCCGAGAATGCCACAGCCAGGAATATTCGCGGACAACTATTGTGTGTGAGGGGCCAAAGTCCGACAGAATGTATGAAGCAAATTAAG AACGGCACAGCAGATGCCTCCACTATGTATGCTGATGAGATCTATACAGCTGGATTTTGCTATGGTTTAGATGTGGCTGTAGGAGAGTCTTATAATGGTGTGG ATGGCATTAATTACTACGTGGTTGCCCTGGCACGGACATCATCCAGCGATCTGTCACTGTTGGAGATGCATGAGCGCAGCTCCTGTCACCCTGGGATGAGGACAACAGTGGGCTGGACTGTTCCCATCGGCTACCTGGTCAACACATCACAGATCAGTGTGAATGAACAGTGTAACTTTCCCCATG CGGTGGGGGATTTCTTTGGCTACAGTTGTGTCCCTGGAGTAAAGGACTCAGAACACGATCCCAAGGGAAACAACCCGAGGAACCTGTGTGAGGCCTGCATTGGGGACGACAACGACCACCACATCTGTGCCAACAACCCCCGGGAAAGGCACTTTGGGGAGGCTGGAGCTCTCAG ATGTGTTGCAGAGAATCTCGGTGATGTTGCTTTTGTGAAGCACACTACAATCTTTGACAACATGCAGG GTAAGAACCAGGAGTCATGGGCTCTGGACCTGGAACTGGAGGACTTGAAGCTCTTGTGTCCTGATGGGAGCGAAACCGACCTGTTCCAGCATGAGCGCTGCCACCTGGCTGTGGTGCCAACCAATGCTGTGGTAGTGCGCTTGGAGGACAAATGTCGCGTTTACAAGTTCTTGGAACGTGTGCAG AATGCATTTGCCAATGCCACAGAAGGATTCTCtttgttcagctctgtgggtTATGGACAACCTGATGTGCTTTTTAGCGATTCCACCAAAAAGCTGCTGCGTGTAATGGGAACCTACACCTCCTGGTTGGGGCCCAGTTACACCACCATACTGAAGGCTTTTGAGTGTGAAG GGTTGTGTTAA